The sequence gtatgtgggctaaatattctacccgtgggtctgttattgggcaaaaatcttcacccaatgggtaaacgggtattagaacgttccgccttcacccatacccgttaacccgtgggtataaaatacccaatataaacttatccgaagcatgaacttggactttagtcatccaacttttttactatttaataacaatttaatgaccatgtaatggaacatgtaatgtgctatgtagtactatcatagtgttactactttatccaattatctttggtgtgttgaatggatggttaaatgatgctagaaaattttgtaatggtatttatatggatatacttgccatttgtatagtataattttttgatagttgtttaatttttgtgggtacgggtgacccgatgggtgacccatacccacatgggtatgggtatgggggtaaatctatacccgccagtgtatatgggtgacccggtggggttatttttgtgtcgtgggtatgggtatggggtagtaatacccggtgggtatttacccattgccatctctatcctCACCTACTCCTCCGGCTATATATAAAAACCGTGCACCTCCCCCCTTGTCCTCAGCTCTACTCAAAGAGCGCTCTACCAGTACAACTACAACCACACTAAAACCCAAACAAAAAAAAGGAAGCAGGTGCTGCCGATATATCGATTGATCGATCATGGCGGCGGCCGTGGCCAATATCGGCATGGAGTGGCTCCAAGACCCTCTGAGCTGGGTGTTCCTGGGCACGGTGTGCTTGGTGGTCCTGCAGCAGCTGCGACGTCGGCGGGGCAAAGCGCCGCTTCCGCCTGGGCCGAAGCCGCTGCCGATCGTAGGCAACATGGGGATGATGGACCAGCTGACGCACCGCGGGCTGGCGGCGCTGGCGGAGACGTACGGCGGGCTGCTGCACCTCCGGCTGGGGCGGCTGCACGCGTTCGCGGTGTCGACGCCCGAGTACGCGCGCGAGGTGCTGCAGGCGCAGGACGGCGCGTTCTCGAACCGGCCTGCGACCGCGGCCATCGCGTACCTGACGTACGACCGCGCGGACATGGCGTTCGCGCACTACGGGCCCTTCTGGCGGCAGATGCGCAAGCTGTGCGTGATGAAGCTGTTCAGCCGGCGGCGCGCCGAGACGTGGGCGGCCGTGCGCGACGAGTGCGCGGCGCTGGTCCGGGCCGTGGCCGTGGGCGGCGGGAGCGGGGGCGAGGCCGTGAACCTGGGCGAGCTCATCTTCAGCCTGACGAAGAACGTGACGTTCCGCGCGGCGTTCGGCACCCGCGACGGCGAGGGCCAGGAGGAGTTCATCGCCATCCTGCAGGAGTTCTCCAAGCTGTTCGGCGCCTTCAACGTGGGCGACTTCCTACCGTGGCTGGGCTGGATGGACCTGCAGGGCATCAACCGGCGCCTGCGCGCCGCCCGCTCCGCGCTGGACCGGTTCATCGACAAGATCATCGACGAGCACGTGAGGCGCGGGAAGAGCCCCGACGACGCCGACGCCGACATGGTCGACGACATGCTCGCGTTCTTCGTCGAGGCCACGCCCGGCAAGgcgacgggcgccgccgccgctgctgacGGCGGCGACGACCTGCACAACACCCTCCGGCTCACGCGCGACAACATCAAGGCCATCATCATGGTACGTACGTTACGTATACACACACGTCGTGCTGTGCACCATCCCTCGATCTGACCTGCTGTCAGTCACGCTAATCACGCCAAAACCGTCCGTTCCGAGTTCCGACGCCGGGAGGACTGGGTGCCGGCCGGGGTTCGGGCCTCGGGAGCACTGAATCAAAACGCTTGGCTGAAGAAACCCGTAAACAAAAATACTTACTATATATATACCTAAAATGTGTGACGACGTGTGATGTTTGACAACCAACCAATCAGGAGTGCTTTGCGTCTCTGCATGCTGGTGACAGGTGTTTGTCGTGTTCCTGCATGCACGCAGCacatgtggatctcttcgcccgcCACGGAGCTAGATTAAGTCAGGGCCACGTGTGCGTAACTCGATCTCCAGTAGTGCATTTTTTTCTTCGGTTTGGAGTTCTCTTCTACCCCGGCCGGCTTCTACGTTGACAAGCTCcaaccggccggccggccggcttcCAGAAAAGCAGTACGTGAACGTGACGTTCGGTAGGTGTACTTGTTATTTGTTTGTGTCGTCCTCCTTGGTGTCTGGAGATCGAGTCGATTAGCCAGACAGACCAGACGTAGCCGCGCACGGTCGGCTTGCTTGTGCATGGTGAGACACGTTTTCTCTTTTTTGTTCATACATGCATGTAGTACTGTGCGCATTTAATTTGTGGCCATGCTTATGAGTCGTCTCACACTAGTACTGTACGCATTTTTAATTTGTGCGTTGGTGGATTTTTTTTCTCCCCATATATCACGACACGACGCACAAACATTTGTCTATAGTCCAACTTTGCGCGTGACGTAAGTCGGTCGGTCGTCGTACAAAGTTTGGACGGCCGGATACCCTGCATCGATCGTTCTCCACCCTATATACGGAGCTGAAAGTAGGTAAACGTGATGAAAGCATCCGAGTTTGATCGAGCTAGCCAACCATTGGAGACCATGCATGTCACTTTTCGGTGCATTTTTTTCGTCTAAGATAGCTCTGTCCACCTTGGTGCCTCGGTGCGTGCATGTCACCTTCCAAAGTATATAAAAAAAACACATGCATCACCCATTTTCTGCAGTATATATATAACCGCGCTAGCTGCCGTAAATATCTTGCACAATTAAACCGTCATGATTTCGCTTGTAATTAATAATCTAGCATTCTAGCTTCCGTCATGGGCACAACTAGCTAGCATGTGCATATATGACTGATATGATCATGTGTGGCGTGGTGTAATTAATATTCACTAAAAACATCATAAATAAAGGGTAATATGTACCTCACCATCGCGTCGTTATGTATTTTGTTGTTTTTTATGAGCAGTCAAAGCTGTAAACTAATAATGATGTATGGACGCCGCATGCAGGACGTGATGTTCGGCGGGACGGAGACGGTGGCGTCGGCGATCGAGTGGGCCATGGCGGAGATGATGCACAGCCCCGACGACCTGCGCCGGGTGCAGCAGGAGCTCGCCGACGTCGTGGGCCTCGACCGCAACGTGAGCGAGTCGGACCTGGACAGGCTCCCCTTCCTCAGGTGCGTCATCAAGGAGACGCTCCGGCTGCACCCGCCCATCCCGCTGCTCCTCCACGAGACCGCCGACGACTGCGTCGTGGCCGGGTACTCCGTGCCCAGGGGCTCCCGCGTCATGGTCAACGTCTGGGCCATCGGCCGCCACCGCGCCTCGTGGAAGGACGCCGACGCGTTCCGCCCGTCGCGGTTCGCGGCGCCCGAGGGGGAGGCCGCGGGGCTCGACTTCAAGGGCGGGTGCTTCGAGTTCCTGCCGTTCGGGTCGGGCCGCCGGTCCTGCCCCGGGATGGCGCTCGGCCTGTACGCGCTGGAGCTCGCCGTCGCCCAGCTCGCGCACGCCTTCAACTGGTCGCTGCCCGACGGAATGAAGCCCTCGGAGATGGACATGGGCGACATCTTCGGCCTTACCGCGCCGCGCGCCACGCGGCTCTACGCCGTGCCTACGCCCCGGCTCAACTGCCCCTTGTACTGACGCCCTGCACGTGGCGCGCGGGGACTGCCATTACGCATGCATGCGTTTGGACTTTGGTGTTCATCCCTGGGGTGGGGCCGCCGTGGGGGAAGTTAGGAGTTTGGTGGCTTTCTAGCTCTGTCTTCTTGTATTCTGTTTATTATAAATTTTCCCAACCCTTCCATGCCTGATCGATGTGCGGTAATAATTGTTAGAAAATGTGACATTTTGTATGTAATCAATCTATGGGGTGCAATTGTTATCTCGTCAAAGGACACACCACTCGACTTGCACCCCTTcatgtatatatatacatacacgAACATCCCCTGCAATAAAGAAATCGCTGTCACTTTCTTTCGAACTCCTTTCCACTGTTTTACAATATGTTATCAACATGTGCTCGCGAGAAAATAGTGAGAAGAGAAAAATGCTCGCTGTTTTGGAGAAGAACGGAGGCCCGGCCTCAAGATCGACGAGAAATATGCATCATATGATCAACTCAACGGAGGATGAATTATACATTGTGGACAGTTGTACCACAAACTCTATACTTAGAGAGATCAAATATTTTCAGACTCTtaaaaatgaagatgaaaaagtttTGACCATCGCTGGATGCGATGCGGTGATAGTTAGCTCTGGACAACTATTACCCTCTCCATGGGTACTAAAATTGTTATCGGAGATGCACTATTGTATCCTGATCCCACTCGTACCCTACTAAGTTTTAGAGATATGCTATAGATGGGTTCTATATTTAAACccatgatgaaaatcaagaagagtTTCTCTTTTTGACTAAGCCGGACAGATATGGCAAACGCATATATGACAAAATTTTATTACTCACGTCTGGGTTGTACTATACATTCATTAAGTACATTGCACATGTTGTTGCATATAAGGTGATTTTTCAAaattggttatcgaggcatagggATTATGATAAAAATCACAGGCAATTCTATTGGTCATAATTTGTCCATAACAAATTTTCTTAAATCGAAAGATTTTATTTGCACTACATGTGCAACTGGGAAATTGATTTTGAGACCATCACATCTCAAAATTAAAGTTGAACCGCTAAAATTCCTTGAAAGAATTTAAGTAAATATTTGTGGATCAATTACACCAACTTTCGGGCCATTCAGATACTTCATGGTATTGATTGACGCATCTACTCGATGGTCACATGTGTGTTTACTATCAACACGCAACCATACATTTATCAAGATAATGTCTCAAATTATCAAATTAAAGGCAAATTTTCCTGAACATCAGATTCAAACAATCCGGATGGACAATGCCGCTGAATTTACATTTCAAGCATTCAATAATTATTGTATGGCACTGGATATTCAGATTCAACACTCGGTACCATATGTCCATAACCAAATGGTTTGGATGAGTCACTAATCAAGAGGATTAAACTTATTGCAAGACCATTGTTAATGAATTGCAAATTGTCTTCGTCATGTTAGGGTCATGCAGTTCTGCACGCTGTCGATCTTATCGAACTATGACCTACTGCATATTATGCTACTTCCTCAATACAAATGGTACATGGAAAATCTCCAAGTATTTCCTATTTGTATAAATTTGGATGTCGTGTATACATTCCAATCTCACCACCTCAAAGAACAGTCATGGGCCCACACAGGAAAGTGGGGATCTATATGGGATTTCAATCTCCATCGATCATAAAATATTTAGGACTCTTGATaggagccctaaggcagctaggagccgttgaagctcCATTTGGTAGCAAAAGTTGCCTTCTGtacgtgggcgcaccggacatgaatagtgcacgatctccttccttatttagtgaagccgaccgttgcagccaGGGTCCTCTTGGcatactggacagtccggtgcggcttgttgaccgttggcgctggccacGTGTCGCCCACTGATTTCGCTGCCGACCATTGGCACGGGcgctgctggctcaccggacagtccggtgcacaccggacagtccggtgaattttagccgcagtGTCCCCAAcaaatcccgagagcagcgagttcaccgacgtgctccagtctgggcaccggacactgtccggtgcgtaccggaaagtccggtgcacccgtaggctggtgcaagtctggctTTTTCAGCCAaacttcttttgctcctttttgaCTTGACTTAACTGAGTTCCTGGTGCTTAGACAAGCATGTTTAGCTCATAAAACATATGACTAAGTGTCTAGAACTTACCTTCATACTTGATACATCTAGATTGCTTCATATACTTTTGCTCAACATCATGTCAGTTCTCACatagtgtgttgtgcatctaatcatcaaaacaatatagaaatggtccaagggcacatttccctttcaatctcccccttttggtgatttatgccaacacattaaaaaaacAACTCATTTTGAACTAACATATCTAAAAGAGCTCAAATATGCAGATTCatgtcaaattgaagaccaataagATTACCATATAATTTgatatatttggatcacttttgctaccacttggtttattttcacaaaacaaattcttttcCTATCTCAATGTAAAAAACACTTGTTTTGGAAAATCAAGAGATctttcaagagtaaatttgatcaaatgtcaaaactccccctttcccataatcaaatttctcccccataagagaacaattttgcaataagagggttttgatcaaataccaagaatctaactctacaatttttgaaattcacaagtggttggttgATCTATTtgatttggccttaatttctctgcctttggcattaagcaccaaaacatgaGAActatttggccctttaaccccattgcctcaccaaaatgtcaaagaaGAGCAAAATGCAATGAGAACACAAAGAAGAACTTGTGACAAGATACATTGATATCGGAATACAGTGGAAgccctttctttgtccaagttcaccttttccctttcaattcaactttgagactgaaagggaaataggcttacaccttttcctaagtgattttagtggttgaattgaccaacacaaacaattggactaactagtttgctctagattataagttctaaaggtgccaaaggttcaacacaaaccaataaaaagtccaagaaagggttcaaataaaaaaagcaaaagacaaccgaaggctgccctggtttggcgcaccggacagtgtccggtgcaccacggtgGATTCCctccaactcgctagcttcggaaatttggggagccactccgctataattcaccggactgtccggtgtgccaagcggagtaacggctaacagcgccaacggtcgtctgcaaaaggtgaatagTGATcaacagtgcgcgactgcgcgcgcagaagtcggaGCAggtgcagaaggcgcaccggactgttcggtggcccagatgtcaaagctccaacggtcagaacccaacggctgggtgacgtggctggcgcaccgaacagtgtccggtggcgcaccggactgtccggtgcgccatacgacagaagccctcaccaacggccatattggtggttggggctataaataccccccaaccaccacacttcattgcatccaagttttcagccatcaaacctcatacaagagctctagacttcattccaagacacaaacaaagagatcaaatcctctcccaagtctggaatcactccaaacaaattagtgactagagagagagacttttgtgttcttttgagctcttgtgcttggatcgcttttcttcttcctctattcttgtttccaactcacttgtaatcaaagcaagagacaccaagttgtggtggtccttgtagtggactaagtgtcccatttgattgaagagaaaggctcactcggtctaagtgaccatttgagagagggaaagggttgaaagagacccggtctttgtgaccacctcaatggggagtaggtttgcaagaaccgaaccttggtaaaacaaatcaccgggttcatccgctttatttctttgttgatttgttttccctctctttcggactcgattatatttctaatgctaaccccggcttgtagttgtgcttaaactttataaatttca is a genomic window of Zea mays cultivar B73 chromosome 5, Zm-B73-REFERENCE-NAM-5.0, whole genome shotgun sequence containing:
- the LOC100273589 gene encoding putative cytochrome P450 superfamily protein, encoding MAAAVANIGMEWLQDPLSWVFLGTVCLVVLQQLRRRRGKAPLPPGPKPLPIVGNMGMMDQLTHRGLAALAETYGGLLHLRLGRLHAFAVSTPEYAREVLQAQDGAFSNRPATAAIAYLTYDRADMAFAHYGPFWRQMRKLCVMKLFSRRRAETWAAVRDECAALVRAVAVGGGSGGEAVNLGELIFSLTKNVTFRAAFGTRDGEGQEEFIAILQEFSKLFGAFNVGDFLPWLGWMDLQGINRRLRAARSALDRFIDKIIDEHVRRGKSPDDADADMVDDMLAFFVEATPGKATGAAAAADGGDDLHNTLRLTRDNIKAIIMDVMFGGTETVASAIEWAMAEMMHSPDDLRRVQQELADVVGLDRNVSESDLDRLPFLRCVIKETLRLHPPIPLLLHETADDCVVAGYSVPRGSRVMVNVWAIGRHRASWKDADAFRPSRFAAPEGEAAGLDFKGGCFEFLPFGSGRRSCPGMALGLYALELAVAQLAHAFNWSLPDGMKPSEMDMGDIFGLTAPRATRLYAVPTPRLNCPLY